In the Acanthopagrus latus isolate v.2019 chromosome 23, fAcaLat1.1, whole genome shotgun sequence genome, one interval contains:
- the csdc2b gene encoding cold shock domain-containing protein C2, whose product MADPSLTSPTGTPLRSPNTSLTLSFPFLRERSRVWEEGKEQPLPRDLPSPLPTKRTRTYSATVRAHSGPVFKGVCKNFSRSQGHGFIRPSHGGEDIFVHISDIEGEYVPVEGDEVTYKVSRVPPKNLKVQAVEVKITHLNPGTKHETWSGQIISS is encoded by the exons ATGGCAGACCCCAGCCTCACGTCGCCCACTGGGACGCCGCTGCGCTCCCCCAACACCTCTCTCACCCTGTCCTTCCCCTTCCTGAGGGAGAGGAGCCGGGTatgggaggaagggaaggagcaGCCGCTGCCGAGGGATCTGCCCAGCCCGTTACCAACCAAACGCACCCGCACCTACTCAGC TACGGTACGTGCTCACTCAGGTCCAGTGTTTAAGGGAGTGTGTAAGAACTTCTCCAGGTCACAAGGTCACGGCTTCATCCGGCCCTCCCACGGCGGCGAAGACATCTTTGTTCACATCTCAGA CATCGAGGGGGAGTACGTCCCGGTCGAGGGCGATGAGGTCACGTACAAAGTGAGCCGGGTCCCGCCTAAGAACCTGAAGGTGCAGGCGGTGGAGGTGAAGATCACACATCTCAACCCAGGGACGAAACACGAGACCTGGTCTGGGCAGATCATCAGCTCGTAG